DNA from Mucilaginibacter mallensis:
CAGTATTTCTAAAGAACTAACCTATCATATAGCAAGGCATACCTTTGCGACAACTGTTACATTAGCAAATGGTGTTTCAATAGAAAGCGTTTCTAAAATGCTTGGCCATACCAATATTAAAACAACACAGCATTATGCAAAAATACTAGATTCAAAAGTCAGCGCTGATATGAACCAATTAAAGAAGAAACTTGCTGGTGGTTAATCCATTTCAATTAGGCTGCGTTCGCAGCCTAATTGTTTTTTACAATAATTCAAGTTTTGTACTTTTATATATTTACAATACATTTGACACTATGGCAGAAGCTACCTTACACATCGGAAGAAAAATCAGCAAGATTCGTGAACTTCGTGGCATGAAGCAGGAAGCTTTAGCAGCTGAACTTGGCATCAGTCAGCAGTCTATATCTAAAATTGAACAGAGTGCAGAAGTAGACGAGAGTGCTTTAGAGAAAATTGCGATTGCTTTAGGTGTACCTGTAGAAGGAATTAAAAAATTCAATGAAGACGCTGTATTCAATATAATTGGTAATACAGTGAATAATCACGATCAAGCTGCTATGTTCAATTATTATCCGACTTTTAATCCGATTGATAAACTGTTAGAACTATTTGAAGAAAATAAAAAACTTTATCAGGAACTATTAGCAAGCGAGCGGGAAAAGGTCGCGATTTTAAGACAGAATAAAGTTTAGACTATTTTGTTTATATGGTAAGATTAGCCATCTGTTCCGCAAATTTAGCCTGCAAAGGCTGCCCAGTAAAGGGCTTTCGCGGCATAAACCCACAAGGCCTCTGCGCTCCGGTCCATTTATTCCACGATCCCTTGACAGGGCAACCTTTTCTCGCTTTTTGTTGCTTAACAAATTGCTAACCTGGAGATGCATGTCTAAACCGTTATTTCTTT
Protein-coding regions in this window:
- a CDS encoding helix-turn-helix domain-containing protein translates to MAEATLHIGRKISKIRELRGMKQEALAAELGISQQSISKIEQSAEVDESALEKIAIALGVPVEGIKKFNEDAVFNIIGNTVNNHDQAAMFNYYPTFNPIDKLLELFEENKKLYQELLASEREKVAILRQNKV